Part of the Micromonospora rhizosphaerae genome is shown below.
GGCGTGCGGGCACACCGGCACGCCGTACTTCGCGGCCAGCAGCAGGATCGCGACGTTCTCGTTGACGCCACCGACCCGGCACGCGTCGATCTGCACGAAGTCGACTGCGCCCGCCTGCAGCAGCTGTTTGAACACGATCCGGTTCTGCACGTGTTCACCGGTCGCGACCCGGATCGGCCGGCCCTCGGGCGCCGCGGTGGCCAGGGCGGCGCGGATCGCGGCGTGGGCAAGCACATCGTCGGGGCTGGTGGGCTCCTCGATCCACCACGGGTCGTACGGGGCCAGCGCCGTCATCCACTCGACTGCCACGTCGACGTCCCAACGCTGGTTGGCGTCGACCGCGATCCGGACACCCGGGCCGACCGCCTCGCGAGCGGTCCGGAAGCGGTGGACGTCGTCGGACAGATCAGCGCCGACCTTGAGCTTGATCTGGGTGAACCCGTCGGCCACGGCCTGCTTCGCCAGCCGGGCCAGCTTCTCGTCGTCGTACCCGAGCCAGCCCGGTGAGGTGGTGTAGGCGGGGTAGCCGCGGGCCAGCAACGTTGCGATCCGCCCGGCCCGGCCCGGCTCGGCGGCCCGCAGGATCCGCAACGCCTCCTCAGGGGTGAGCGCGTCGGTGAGGTAGCGCCAGTCGACGAGGTCGACGATCTGCTCGGGGGTGAGGTCGGCGAGATAGCGCCAGACAGGTTTGCCGGCGCGTTTGGCAACCAGGTCCCACATCGCGTTGATGAGCGCCGCGGCCGCGAGGTGTACCAACCCCTTCTCCGGTCCGAGCCAGCGTAGTTGCGAGTCGTGGGTGAGTGTGCGGGCGAATGCGCCGAGGTCGATGGCGTCGGGATCGACGCCGACTACGAATGGGGCGAGCGCCTCGATCGCCACGCGGCAGATGTCGTTGCCGCGGCCGATGGTGAAGGTGAACCCGTGCCCGTCGGGCCCGTCGTCGGTGCGCAGGACGACGTAGGCGGCCGAGTAGTCCGGGTCGGGGTTCATCGCGTCGGAGCCGTCCAGCTCGCGCGACGTCGGAAACCGTACGTCGAAGGTGTCGACGGCGACGATCACGGCCATCAGGCGCTCCAGAGGAGCGAACGCTGCCGGCCCAAACCGTCGATTTCGACCTCCATCACGTCACCCGGCACCAGGTACGGGAATCGGCCCGAGAGCGCCACACCCTGCGGCGTGCCGGTGTTGATGAGGTCCCCCGGATCCAAAACGGAGTACTGGGACAGGTGCCACACCAGGTACGCCACGTCGAAGATCATGTCTTTGGTGGAGGAGTCCTGCCGAATGTCGTCGTTGACCCAGGAGCGCAGCCGCAGCGCCTGCGGGTCGATGATCTCGTCGGGCGTCACCAGCCACGGCCCGAGCGGCTGGAAGGTCTCGCACGACTTCCCCTTCGACCACTGCCCGCCCGACTGCGCGAGCTGGAAGTCCCGCTCCGACACGTCGTTGGACAGCACGAAACCGGCGACGTGGGCCATCGCCTCCTCCGGAGAGGACAGATAGCGGGCACGCTGGCCGATCACCACGCCCAACTCGACCTCCCAGTCGGTCTTCACAGATCCGCGCGGGATCAGCACGTCGTCGAACGGGCCGACCACCGTGTTCGGGGCCTTGTAGAAGATGATCGGCGTGGTGGGCGGTTGCGCGCCGGACTCGGCCGCGTGGGCGGCGTAGTTCTGGCCGACGCAGAGGATCACGCCGGGACGCGCGATCGGTGCCCCGATCCGCTGTCCCGCGATGTCGATCTCGGGCAGGCCGGTCGCATCGCCTACCCGCCGCAGCCCGTCGGAGGCGAAGAACGCCGGGTCGAGATCGGCGGTCACCGACGACAGATCGAAGTGGCGGCCGTCGGCGTACAGAACGGGCTTCTCCTCCCCCACCGGTCCAACCCGCATGAGCTTCAAGAGCCAACCTCCAGACGATAGGTACGGATCGCGGTGCCGGCCGCGACGGCGGCCCGCTCGCCCGCCGACAGCTCGCTCAGGCAGCTGCCGATCGCCTCCAGGGCAGCGGGATACGAGGCGACGAGCTCGCAGACCGGCCAGTCGGAGCCGACCATGAGCCGCTCGGGACCGAACAGGTCCAGCGCGGTGTCGACGTACGGCCGGATGGTGGAGACGGTCCACCCGGGGCCGGTCTCGGTCAGCAGACCGGACAGCTTCGCCACGACGTTGTCACAGGCGGCCAGTCCCGCCACGGCCGCGCACCACTCGGCGAACCCCTCGGCTCCCGCGCCGACGCGTGGCTTGCCGAGGTGGTCGAGCACGAAGATTGTGCCCGGGGTGGCGCGCGCCGCCGCGGCGCTGGCGGCCAACTGCCCGACCTGGACCACCAGATCATAGGTCAACCCCGCTGCGCCGATGGTGGCCAGCGCCGACCGCACGTCCGCGCGGGCTAGGAACGCCGGGTCGTCGACGCCCTGCACCTGGTCGCGGATACCGACGAGTTTCACTGCGCCGGGCAGGTCGCGGTAGCCGGCCAAGGTGGCGGGCAGGTCCGGATCGGTGAGGGACGCCCAAGCGACCACACCCGCGATGTGCGGAGTGGCGGCGGCCAGGGCGAGGAACTCGGCGGTTTCGGCGGCGTCGCAGCGGCCCGCCTCGACCAGCACGCCAGCCGTGACGCCTGCCGCGGCCAGCCGGGGCGTGAGGTCGGCGACCGTGTAGTCGCGCCGGATCGCCCCCAGGCCCGGCGCGGCGAGCCACGGGTAATCGGCGGTCCACAAGTGGTGGTGCGCATCGACGATCACGGGGTGGGAACCTCCTCCGGCAGCAGCCCGTCCTTCTTCAGATCGGCCCACATCGCGCCCGGGATCTCCCATTCGAACATTTCCATGTTGTCGGTGATCTGCTCCGGATCCCGGGCTCCGACCACGACGCCGGCGATGGCCGGATGGCCGAGCGGGAACTGGATCGCCGCCGCTCGCAGTGGCACCCCGTGCCGCTCGCACACCGTCCGGATCGCCAGCGCCCGATCGATCAGGCTCCGCTCTGCGGGGACGTAGTCGTAGTGGGCACCCAGCTTCGGGTCGGCGAGCACGCCCGAGTTGTACACCCCCGCCGCGAGAACCGACATGCCTTTCTCCAGGCACAGCGGCAACAGCTCGGTCGATCCGGATTGATCCAGCAGCGTGTAGCGCCCGGCGAGCATGAAACAGTCGAAGTCGCCGGCCCGAGCGAAGTCGACCAGCAACTCCGCCTGATTCATGCCTGCGCTGACCGCGCCGATGTCGCCCCGCGCACGCAACTCGGCCAGCGCCGGGTAGGCCCCGCTCACCGCCTCGTCGAAATGGTGGTCCGGGTCGTGGATGTGCGCGATGTCGACTCGGTCCAGGCCCAGCCGCTGGAGGCTCTCCGCGTGCGAGCGCAGCACCCCGTCGTACGAGAAGTCGAAGACCGGACTGAGATCGCTCGACTCCGCCCAGAACTCCTGCTCCGGCGCACCGCCCGGCACGAGCAACCGACCGACCTTGGTCGACAGCGTGAACTCCTCGCGCGGCTTGCCCGACAGCACCGCACCGGCCCGGCGCTCGGAAAGGCCGCAGCCGTAGAGCGGGGCGGTGTCGAAGTAGCGCAGCCCGAGGTTCCAGGCCGCCTCGACCGTGGCCCGGGCAATCTCGTCGCCGACGGGTGTGAACAGCCCGCCGATCGGCGCGAGTCCGAAGCCGAGCCGGGTCACCTCCACCTCGGTACGCCCCAGCCGGACCCGTTCCGTCGCCTTCACGCGCCCTCCTCTGAACTGTGGATCACCCGTGGGAATCGCGTCGTCACGCGACTCTCCTGTCCTCGATCGCGTCCCGGTCCCAGTCGATGCCGAGCCCTGGGCCGGTTGGAGCGAGAGCGTGGCCGTCGGCGACGGCGATCTCGGACCGGGTTACCGCCCGCAGCTTGCCCACCTTCAGCTTGACGCCCGGCCAACCGGCCGCCTGGGACGCCTTCGCCCCGGCGACCAGCTCCTCGGTGCTGAACTGCAGCCAGCCGCCCTCGGTGTCGTAGAGCCGGATGCGTCCCTGGCTCCGCCGGCCAACACCCACAGGGCAGGCCGGCGGCCTTGGCGCGCAGGTCCCACAGTGCGGTGTCGACAGCGTCCAGGGCCAATGAGGTGATCGCGCCGACGGCGGTGGCGCGGGTGCTGGCGTAGAGATCACGCCAAACCGCCTCGACCCGGGCCGCGTCCAGGCCGATCAGACGGGGCACCAGGTGGTCGCGCAGGAGCGCGAGCACGGCCACCGGTCCCGGTGGTGTACGAGTAGCCGGTACCCTGCCGGCCGTCGGCCGTGCGGACCTCGACGAAAACCGTCTCCCGCTTGACGAACGCCTGCACCGCATCGGTACGGATCGTCTCGACGGCGATATCGACCAGGTACGCCTCGGCCTGCACGATCGTGGACATCACCGCCACGTCAGGTGCTCCGCGTCGGCGAGATCCACGCGAATGCGGGGCAGCGCAGTGAGCTTCATAACGGGTCCCCTCAAGGGATCCTCACCGGGGTGAGGAGTGCTCTCACCCAGCGGGCCGTCGCCGACCGCAGCGGCCTGAGCCTGCTCTGCGGCCGGCGCCGACCGGCTGGGCGCAGTATCACTTGCCGTTCTTGTACCTGTCGTAGGCCTGCTGGTAGAGCTCCAGGTACCGCTTCAGGCCGACGCCGTCGAGACCCGAGACCCAGGTGTCCCAGTCGGTGTCGATGTTCTTCGACCCCGTGATGAAGGCCAGCTGACCCTGGGTGACATAGCTGTCGAGGTTGGTCTTCAGGGTCGCCAGCTCGGCGCTGACGCTCGGGTCCCCCCAGACCGAGGCCTCCGGGAAGACCTGCGCCTTGTCCTCGTGGCCCTCGTACAGCTTCGTCGCCTGGAACAGCCGCCGCTCGTACCCCGTGTCGGAGTAGATGTCCTGCGGCACGACCTGCGCATTGCGGAAGGCAAGGGTGTTGTTGTACTGCGCCAGCGCCGCCCACCGGACGTTCTTCGGGACGCTCGCGTCAGGCAACGGCTTGTACATCGGCGTGGTGTTCGGGTCGAGCGCGACGTCGCCGGGGCCGGGCTTCTTCCAGGCGACCCCCTCGGGTCCGCCCCACGTCTGGAGCTGGCCTTCGTCGGTGTAGATGTAGTCGAGCATCTTGATCGCGGCGATCCGCGCCTCGTTGCTCGACTTGTTGGTCAGCATGAAGGTGTACCCGGTCGAGGTCGGGTAGTTGTATCCGGTGTAGCTCTTGCCATCGGGGCCGGTCAGCGGCGGCGCGGCGTCGTACTGCTTGTCCCGGCCGTCCTTGGAGCCCGGCGAGACGAAAATGTAGGGATGCAGCAAGGGCGAGGAGCCGATCTGGACGGCCGCGGGGTTGTTGCCGGTCGCCTGTAGCGCCTCGGCGTTCTGGGTGAACGAGGCCGGGTCGATCAGGCCTTCCTTGTACAGGGAGTTGATGTACTTCAGACCCTCGCGCCAGTTGGGCTTGTTGACCGGCGTCTCCACCTTGTCCCCG
Proteins encoded:
- a CDS encoding enolase C-terminal domain-like protein, whose product is MAVIVAVDTFDVRFPTSRELDGSDAMNPDPDYSAAYVVLRTDDGPDGHGFTFTIGRGNDICRVAIEALAPFVVGVDPDAIDLGAFARTLTHDSQLRWLGPEKGLVHLAAAALINAMWDLVAKRAGKPVWRYLADLTPEQIVDLVDWRYLTDALTPEEALRILRAAEPGRAGRIATLLARGYPAYTTSPGWLGYDDEKLARLAKQAVADGFTQIKLKVGADLSDDVHRFRTAREAVGPGVRIAVDANQRWDVDVAVEWMTALAPYDPWWIEEPTSPDDVLAHAAIRAALATAAPEGRPIRVATGEHVQNRIVFKQLLQAGAVDFVQIDACRVGGVNENVAILLLAAKYGVPVCPHAGGVGLCELVQHLSMFDFVAVSGTTENRVLEFVDHLHEHFLAPAIVRNGHYVAPAQPGFSAEMRQDSIATYSYPDGPAWASLTPTAPGGCERESTLDV
- a CDS encoding fumarylacetoacetate hydrolase family protein — protein: MRVGPVGEEKPVLYADGRHFDLSSVTADLDPAFFASDGLRRVGDATGLPEIDIAGQRIGAPIARPGVILCVGQNYAAHAAESGAQPPTTPIIFYKAPNTVVGPFDDVLIPRGSVKTDWEVELGVVIGQRARYLSSPEEAMAHVAGFVLSNDVSERDFQLAQSGGQWSKGKSCETFQPLGPWLVTPDEIIDPQALRLRSWVNDDIRQDSSTKDMIFDVAYLVWHLSQYSVLDPGDLINTGTPQGVALSGRFPYLVPGDVMEVEIDGLGRQRSLLWSA
- a CDS encoding amidohydrolase family protein, which encodes MIVDAHHHLWTADYPWLAAPGLGAIRRDYTVADLTPRLAAAGVTAGVLVEAGRCDAAETAEFLALAAATPHIAGVVAWASLTDPDLPATLAGYRDLPGAVKLVGIRDQVQGVDDPAFLARADVRSALATIGAAGLTYDLVVQVGQLAASAAAARATPGTIFVLDHLGKPRVGAGAEGFAEWCAAVAGLAACDNVVAKLSGLLTETGPGWTVSTIRPYVDTALDLFGPERLMVGSDWPVCELVASYPAALEAIGSCLSELSAGERAAVAAGTAIRTYRLEVGS
- a CDS encoding aldo/keto reductase, translated to MKATERVRLGRTEVEVTRLGFGLAPIGGLFTPVGDEIARATVEAAWNLGLRYFDTAPLYGCGLSERRAGAVLSGKPREEFTLSTKVGRLLVPGGAPEQEFWAESSDLSPVFDFSYDGVLRSHAESLQRLGLDRVDIAHIHDPDHHFDEAVSGAYPALAELRARGDIGAVSAGMNQAELLVDFARAGDFDCFMLAGRYTLLDQSGSTELLPLCLEKGMSVLAAGVYNSGVLADPKLGAHYDYVPAERSLIDRALAIRTVCERHGVPLRAAAIQFPLGHPAIAGVVVGARDPEQITDNMEMFEWEIPGAMWADLKKDGLLPEEVPTP
- a CDS encoding extracellular solute-binding protein; this translates as MRSVRRKGIALTIAMALAVAGCSSGNKDDAPKAEMAGDKVVIDVFSPADADTNLDTNPVTKNMSDKFKIQFRWQTTTYDAGPAKEKRQVALASGDYPDMFFLIPWVDGFTKAEVQKLGKQGAAVPLEDLIKENAPNIQKALDSNQTLKAMSTAPDGHIYALPQWADCFHCTYPDKLWINSTWLKKLNLQMPKTTEELRAVLRAFKTRDPNGNGKADEIPMTTDTQDGALIAYLMGAFAYDPVGANNGVRSLLELNGDKVETPVNKPNWREGLKYINSLYKEGLIDPASFTQNAEALQATGNNPAAVQIGSSPLLHPYIFVSPGSKDGRDKQYDAAPPLTGPDGKSYTGYNYPTSTGYTFMLTNKSSNEARIAAIKMLDYIYTDEGQLQTWGGPEGVAWKKPGPGDVALDPNTTPMYKPLPDASVPKNVRWAALAQYNNTLAFRNAQVVPQDIYSDTGYERRLFQATKLYEGHEDKAQVFPEASVWGDPSVSAELATLKTNLDSYVTQGQLAFITGSKNIDTDWDTWVSGLDGVGLKRYLELYQQAYDRYKNGK